GACCGGTGCTTCTCGCGACCTGTGCGTCCACGAGACGGCGAGCGGTCGCGTCGCGAGTGCAGAAGACAAGGCTTAGGTTTCGTGCCGCGTCACGGTCGAGCAAACCGTGGTAGATGCCGCCCTCGCACTCGCGCCCGCTGGCGTCGACGCCCTCTTCGACGCCGCCGCTGCCCTCCAGGCGAGTGCCCCCCCGGTCGGCGGCGTCGACGTCGACGCTGCCGCGACATTGCTCTCCCAGGAGGCGACCACGACGACGCAGTGTGCGACGCCGAACGAGACCGCTTCGACGAACGGGACGACGACCGTCCCGGCGAGACCCGAGTGCACGGACGGCCCCTGGTGGGAGTTCAAGTGGCTGGAGGGGCTGGTGCGGACCGCGACCGGCTGGGTGGGTCTCGGCATCGTCGCCCTCTACTCGTTCCTCATCGCGTTCGTCCTCCCGCTCCCGAGCGAGGTCGTATTGCTCGCCCCGATCAACGTCGGGTTGCCGGCGTGGATGGAACTCGGCATCATCGTCCTCGTGAGTGGCGCGGGGAAGGCCGCCGGGAGCGTGTTCGCGTTCCACCTCGGACAGGAAGCCAAGGAGTCCGGCCCCGTCATCTCGTTCCTCCGCCGGTCGCGGTTCGACGTCGTCGAGTGGAGCGAGAAACAGACCGTCGAAATCGCACGCAAGTACGGCTACGTCGGGCTCGCACTGGCGCTCTGCGTTCCCGGGTTCCCGGACACCCTCTCGATCTACGCGTTCTCGGTGCTCGAGGAGGACTACGTGAAGTTCGCGCTCGCGACGTTCGCGGGCAGCGTCGGCCGCCTGGTGCTCTGGGCGGCGGGCGCGGAGGCGGTGCTCGCGATCATCTGACGGGGCCGCGAACGCCGTTCCGTCGTGCTCTCGCATCGCTCGCGCGGACCACCCACCAGTACGGTCTCGACGAGCGACCAGTACGGTCCCGACGAGCACGCTCGGTATCGGGCACGAACCGGCGGGTTTTAGGCCCGCACCGACCGGAGGAATAGCCATGAGCAGCGACGAGTACCCGACCGACGAGCCCGCGGTGGTGACGTGCGGGTTGCCGTACGCGAACGGCGACCTCCACGTCGGTCACCTGCGGTCGTACACGGCAGGCGACGCGTACAGCCGCGCACTTCGAAAACTCGGCCAGCAGACGGCGTTCGTCAGCGGGTCGGACATGCACGGCACGCCGATCGCGGTCGGCGCGGAACAGGACGGCGTCGACCCGGAGACGTTCGCGATGGCGTACCACGAGCAGTACGAGGCGACGTTCCCGAAGTTCAACGTCGAGTTCGACAACTACGGGCACACGCACGACGAGACGAACATCGAGCTGACCCGGGAGATCGTCTCGACGCTCGAAGACGAGGGGTACGTGTACGAGAAGGAGATCAAGGTGGCGTGGGACCCCGAGGAGGACCAGCCGCTCCCCGACCGTTACGTTCGCGGGACGTGCCCGTACTGTGGGGAGACTGCACGTGGCGACGAGTGCGACGAGGGCTGCGGCCGTCACCTCGAACCGGGCGAGATCGAGGACCCCGTGAGTACGATAACGGGCAACAGCGCGGAGTACCGCGACCGCGAGCACAAGTTCTTCGCGGTGAGCGACCTCAGCGACTACCTCACGGAGTTCCTCGACGGCCTGGAGGGGACGAGCAACGCCCGGAACCAGCCCCGGGAGTGGATCGAGAGCGGCCTCCAGGACTGGTGCATCACGCGAGACATGGACTGGGGAATCGACTACCCCGGCGCGGAGGACGACCTCGTGCTGTACGTGTGGGTGGACGCGCCGATCGAGTACGTCTCGTCGACGAAGCAGTACAGCGAACGCGTCGGCGCGGAAACCTACGACTGGGAGGCGGTCTGGAAGCCGCAGGCGACGGACGGCGACGGCGAGGTCGACGCCGCCGCGGGTGCGCCCGGCGCGACCGACGCGACCGACGCGGATGCGGCTGGGAGTCGAAACGGCGAGATAATCCACGTCATCGGACGGGACATCATCCAGCACCACACGATCTTCTGGCCCGCGATGCTGCACGTCGCCGGCTACACAGCCCCGCGCGCCGTCTGTGCGACCGGGTTCGTGACGATCAACGGGAAGGGCCTCTCCACCAGCCGGAATCGTGCGATCTGGGCGCAGGAGTACCTCGACGAGGGGTTCCACCCGGACCTGCTGCGGTACTACCTGACGACGATGGGCGGGTTCCAGCAGGACCTCGACTTCTCCTGGGAGCGGTTCGCCGAGCGCGTGAACGGCGAACTCGTCGGGACCGTCGGGAACTTCTTCTACCGGAGCCTGCTGTTCGCGGCGCGGAACTTCGACGGAACCCCCGAGGTCGACGTGAGCGAGGACGTCGCCGAGCGAATCGAGGCGGCAATCGACGAGTTCCGGGACGCGGTCAACGAGTACGACCTCCGCGAGGGGAGCGAGGCGGGCGTGCGGCTCGCGCGCTTCGGGAACGAGTACATCCAGGGCCACGAGCCTTGGAAGCTCGAGGACGGCGGTGCGGAGCAAGCGCAGGTGATCCGGGACTGCGTGCAGGTCGCGAAGGCCGTCGCGGTCCTCGTCGAGCCGTTCATGCCGGAGAAGGCCGACCGCGCGTTCGCGCAGCTCGGCGAGG
Above is a genomic segment from Halorubellus sp. JP-L1 containing:
- a CDS encoding YqaA family protein — encoded protein: MEGLVRTATGWVGLGIVALYSFLIAFVLPLPSEVVLLAPINVGLPAWMELGIIVLVSGAGKAAGSVFAFHLGQEAKESGPVISFLRRSRFDVVEWSEKQTVEIARKYGYVGLALALCVPGFPDTLSIYAFSVLEEDYVKFALATFAGSVGRLVLWAAGAEAVLAII
- the metG gene encoding methionine--tRNA ligase, whose product is MSSDEYPTDEPAVVTCGLPYANGDLHVGHLRSYTAGDAYSRALRKLGQQTAFVSGSDMHGTPIAVGAEQDGVDPETFAMAYHEQYEATFPKFNVEFDNYGHTHDETNIELTREIVSTLEDEGYVYEKEIKVAWDPEEDQPLPDRYVRGTCPYCGETARGDECDEGCGRHLEPGEIEDPVSTITGNSAEYRDREHKFFAVSDLSDYLTEFLDGLEGTSNARNQPREWIESGLQDWCITRDMDWGIDYPGAEDDLVLYVWVDAPIEYVSSTKQYSERVGAETYDWEAVWKPQATDGDGEVDAAAGAPGATDATDADAAGSRNGEIIHVIGRDIIQHHTIFWPAMLHVAGYTAPRAVCATGFVTINGKGLSTSRNRAIWAQEYLDEGFHPDLLRYYLTTMGGFQQDLDFSWERFAERVNGELVGTVGNFFYRSLLFAARNFDGTPEVDVSEDVAERIEAAIDEFRDAVNEYDLREGSEAGVRLARFGNEYIQGHEPWKLEDGGAEQAQVIRDCVQVAKAVAVLVEPFMPEKADRAFAQLGEDVDASEVTLEAATEAPGAFGEPDELFEQVEDERVDELEAALAEKIAAAEDDADDGDADADDGDADDGDADAAETESDDSTASEDASMTDVEPLSEDRISFDEFQAMDLRVGRVEAAEPIEGADKLAKLDVDLGAETRTVVAGIKQLHDLDDLPGTKVVVVANMEQNELFGVESNGMVLAAGEDADLLTTHGDSEPGTKVR